A single genomic interval of Lathyrus oleraceus cultivar Zhongwan6 chromosome 7, CAAS_Psat_ZW6_1.0, whole genome shotgun sequence harbors:
- the LOC127100455 gene encoding uncharacterized protein LOC127100455, translating to MHLTNEDLRADRTEMQQLLKLLDDNSYVSRYRTCKNGVTVEDIFWTHPDSIKLFNTFPTMLTLDSTYKTSKYRLSLLEMIGVTSTEKIYFIGFAFLGCEKKGQFYLGLRCVSDIVEGPRKVCENYPDLLKYVESTILDQLGNSKGGLCRDWDFGNHMIQNQHNEIHISFGRSITVLEHRFKDNTLYSQLVKLGDSIRMSEVCTHWKRLRFDEDGVMNEDKSNIIILTEWEVIQERFLEANDNIKIHIEKQLRKIVYLETTDMKPLSQPVKTKGAPKKMKSTSNDNSTTQSPSYFEHVEKVFSDSPTPKSKKKSVVKGIRISKPPHTLLPPKIIFIDEMSIFMHKYIE from the exons ATGCACCTAACTAACGAGGATCTTAGAGCAGATAGAACTGAAATGCAACAACTCTTGAAACTGTTGGATGATAATAGTTATGTGTCTAGGTACCGAACGTGCAAAAATGGAGTTACTGTTGAagatatattttggactcatccTGATTCCATAAAATTGTTCAACACATTTCCTACTATGCTCACACTTGATTCTACCTACAAGACCAGCAAGTATAGACTTTCATTGTTAGAGATGATTGGTGTTACCTCAACTGAAAAGATATATTTTATTGGGTTTGCATTTCTTGGGTGTGAAAAAAAAGGACAGTTTTACTTGGGCCTTAGATGTGTGTCAGACATTGTTGAAGGACCAAG GAAAGTGTGTGAAAACTATCCTGATTTGTTGAAATATGTTGAAAGCACAATTCTTGACCAG TTGGGAAATAGTAAGGGTGGTTTGTGTAGAGATTGGGACTTTGGAAACCATATGATTCAAAACCAACATAATGAGATACACATATCATTTGGTCGGAGCATCACAGTCTTGGAACACAGATTTAAAGACAACACTCTTTATTCTCAATTG GTGAAACTTGGTGATTCAATAAGAATGAGTGAGGTTTGCACTCATTGGAAGAGACTTAGGTTTGATGAGGATGGTGTCATGAATGAAGATAAATCGAATATAATTATTTTGACCGAATGGGAAGtgatacaagagagatttttgGAAGCCAATGACAACATTAAAATCCACATCGAAAAACAATTGAGGAAGATTGTCTATCTGGAAACCACCGACATGAAACCGCTCTCTCAACCAGTAAAAACAAAAGGTGCTCCGAAGAAAATGAAGTCTACATCGAATGACAATTCAACTACACAGTCACCTTCATATTTTGAGCATGTTGAAAAAGTTTTTTCCGACTCACCAACTCCAAAATCTAAAAAAAAAAGTGTTGTCAAAGGAATTCGCATTAGCAAACCACCTCATACGTTGCTTCCACCAAAGATTATATTCATTGACGAGATGTCTatttttatgcacaaatacatcGAGTGA
- the LOC127106354 gene encoding pentatricopeptide repeat-containing protein At4g02750, translating to MRSFWKKSQNHALQHLKTISGNYNLRQSHDFSFQVQCASQTTPKPQILDRDPHIVKCTNSISTHMRNGHCHLALRVFDAMPYRNLFSWNLMLTGYVKNHRLSDARNLFDLMPHKDIVSWNTMLSGYVRSGCVDEAKLVFDNMPYKDSISWNGLLAVYVQNGRLEEARRLFESKRDWEVISWNCLMGGYVKRKMLDDARQLFYHMPVRDVISWNTMISGYARDGDLFQARRLFEESPVRDVFTWTAMVYAYVQNGMLDEARRIFDEMPGKSDMTYNVMIAGYVQCKKMEMARELFEAMPCRNVGSWNIIISGYGQNNEIVQARKLFDMMPQRDCVSWAAIIAGYAQTGYYEEAMDMLVEMKRDGKSLNRSTFCCALSICANMASLVLGKQVHGQVVKTGYDNGCLVGNALLDMYCKCGSIGKAYDVFEGIQQKDIISWNTMLAGYARHGFGRQALLVFDSMKIAGFIPDEITMVGVLSACSHTGMTDRGTEYFYAMNKAYGIAPNSKHYNCMIDLLGRAGRLEEAHNLMKNMPFEPDAATWGALLGASRIHGYTELGEKAAEMLFNMEPHNVGMYVLLSNLYAGLGKWVDVGKLRLKMRQLGIQKIPGYSWVEVQTKIHTFTVGDCSHPEKDRIYAYLEELDLKLKQEGHVPLVKLVLHDVEEEEKKRMLKYHSEKLAVAFGILTIPADRPIRVMKNLRVCEDCHNAIKHISKIVGRLIILRDSHRFHYFSDGICSCGDYW from the exons ATGCGAAGCTTTTGGAAGAAAAGCCAGAACCACGCTCTGCAACACCTGAAAACAATAAGCGGGAACTATAATCTGAGACAATCACATGATTTCAGTTTTCAAGTTCAATGCGCAAGCCAAACAACACCCAAACCCCAAATCCTAGACAGAGACCCACACATTGTGAAATGTACCAATTCAATTTCTACTCACATGCGCAATGGCCACTGCCACTTGGCTCTCCGTGTTTTCGACGCCATGCCTTACAGGAACTTGTTTTCCTGGAACTTAATGCTTACTGGGTATGTCAAAAACCACAGACTCAGTGATGCTCGCAACTTGTTTGATTTAATGCCTCATAAGGATATTGTTTCATGGAATACCATGCTGTCTGGTTATGTCCGGAGTGGGTGCGTTGACGAGGCTAAACTAGTTTTTGATAACATGCCTTATAAGGATTCCATCTCTTGGAATGGATTGCTTGCTGTGTATGTTCAGAATGGGAGACTCGAGGAGGCCCGTCGGTTGTTTGAGTCGAAGCGGGATTGGGAAGTTATTTCATGGAATTGTTTGATGGGTGGGTATGTGAAGAGGAAGATGTTAGATGATGCTAGGCAGCTTTTTTATCATATGCCTGTTAGGGATGTAATCTCTTGGAATACCATGATTTCGGGTTATGCACGGGATGGAGATTTGTTTCAAGCTAGGAGATTGTTTGAGGAGTCTCCGGTACGGGATGTTTTCACGTGGACAGCAATGGTGTATGCTTATGTGCAGAATGGAATGTTGGATGAAGCGAGAaggatttttgatgaaatgccGGGAAAAAGTGACATGACTTACAATGTGATGATTGCAGGTTATGTGCAATGCAAGAAAATGGAAATGGCAAGGGAATTGTTTGAGGCAATGCCTTGTCGGAATGTGGGTTCATGGAATATCATTATCAGTGGCTATGGTCAGAACAACGAAATTGTTCAAGCTAGGAAATTATTTGACATGATGCCTCAGCGTGATTGTGTATCTTGGGCAGCAATTATTGCTGGTTATGCTCAGACTGGTTACTACGAAGAAGCTATGGACATGCTTGTGGAGATGAAACGGGATGGAAAAAGTTTAAACAGATCTACATTTTGTTGTGCTCTGAGCATATGTGCTAATATGGCTTCTTTGGTGTTAGGGAAACAAGTTCACGGGCAGGTGGTGAAGACAGGGTATGATAATGGGTGTTTGGTGGGAAATGCACTTCTTGATATGTATTGTAAATGTGGCAGCATAGGTAAAGCCTATGATGTGTTTGAAGGAATACAGCAGAAAGATATCATCTCTTGGAACACAATGTTAGCTGGTTATGCTAGGCATGGATTTGGCAGACAGGCTTTATTGGTGTTTGATTCAATGAAGATAGCAGGTTTTATACCTGACGAAATTACCATG GTTGGCGTTCTTTCGGCTTGCAGTCATACTGGCATGACTGATAGGGGAACTGAATATTTTTATGCAATGAATAAAGCTTATGGCATAGCACCAAATTCAAAACATTATAACTGTATGATTGATCTTCTTGGTAGAGCTGGACGCCTTGAAGAAGCACATAACTTAATGAAAAACATGCCTTTTGAGCCAGACGCTGCAACCTGGGGAGCTCTACTAGGTGCAAGCCGGATTCATGGCTATACTGAACTGGGTGAGAAGGCTGCTGAGATGCTTTTTAATATGGAACCCCATAATGTGGGAATGTATGTCCTTCTTTCAAATTTATATGCAGGTTTAGGCAAATGGGTTGATGTTGGCAAGCTTAGATTAAAAATGAGACAACTTGGTATTCAGAAAATACCCGGATATAGTTGGGTTGAGGTACAAACTAAGATTCATACATTCACAGTTGGTGATTGTTCGCACCCGGAAAAAGATAGAATCTATGCTTACTTAGAAGAGTTAGATCTAAAACTGAAGCAAGAGGGACATGTTCCTTTGGTAAAATTGGTTCTGCATGATGTAGAAGAGGAAGAGAAGAAGCGAATGCTCAAGTATCACAGTGAGAAATTAGCTGTGGCATTTGGAATTTTGACCATACCCGCTGATAGACCAATACGTGTCATGAAAAACTTGCGCGTGTGTGAAGACTGTCATAATGCCATCAAGCATATATCCAAAATTGTTGGAAGATTGATAATCTTAAGGGATTCTCATCGCTTTCATTACTTCAGTGATGGTATTTGTTCTTGTGGGGATTACTGGTGA